The Paramixta manurensis region CTAAACACGCAAGAAAATCAGCAGGTCGTCAACGGGTTATTAGCCCGCTACCCCGATGCGGTGGCACTGCATCCGCTGCACGATCTTTTTCCCGGCGCGGAGCACGCGGTGACAGCCGAAGGTTTTTTACACGTTTTCCCACAGTTGTTTGATAGTGAAGGTTTCTTTGTTGCGCGTCTGCGTAAACTCGCCAGCATCCCGCCTTTGCCGCAACCGAATTATAAAGTTGGCAAACTGCCGTTCACCCCACTTAGTGCAAAGTTGACACAAGAGGTTACACAAGCGGCGGCGCGTGTCGGGCTTGCCTGGGACCAGGCCTTAACGCTGTGGCAACGGGATAAAGAACTGTGGTTATTTCCCTCCGCTATAACACCGCTGCTCGGTAAAGTGCGCTTTTCACGCATTGGCGTGAAGCTGGCAGAAACCTTTCCGAAAGGTTTTCGCTGGCAGCACGAAGCGGTTATCGCGCTGGCGCGTCCCGATGTACATAACAGTTTTGCGTTAACCGAGTCAGAAGCCGAGGAGTGGTATCGCGGGCGAGATATCTACCCACAAAGCGAGATACCACGCGATGAAGTGATTGTTACCTGGCAAGATCAGCCGCTTGGGTTGGCGAAAAAAGTGAATACGCGTCTCAAAAACAGTTACCCACGCGAGTTAGTGCGTGATGGTAAATTATTCCGCGCCGGATAGCTTGCCAGCAGCCTGCTACTGGATCTGCTCCAGCGTCAGGCTGTTGCCAAACACCGCGCCGGTATCAATATAGTGCTGATTAAAGGCGTGCAGCACTTTTTGTAACGGAGTATGTCCAAAATAGAAAGCATCGGCACCGCTAATCGATTCACCTTCCCCGCTCTGTAGCCGGTCGATACGCTCCCGGCTCCACACCACCTGCTGTACATCAATCTCCTGCCCCCAGGCGTAATGCGCGGCAGGATAATCAGCATGGGCGACCACCACCGTTCTATCTTCCAAGTGGATATGCAATATGAGCGGCATTTGGTGACAACGTAACAGAGCATGCTTCGCGGTAACCAGCTCGACACCGCGTAAACGGTAAAACCACTCGCCACCGTTGAGTTCCCACAGCATGCGATCCCCGGAGTTTAACGCATTGAGCGCCATCTCCTCATGGTTACCGCGAACGCAACGGAACCAAGGTTCATCGATTAGAGCCAGGCAGGCCAGACTTTCCGGACCACGATCGATTAAATCTCCCACCGCCACAATCAAATCCTGTTGCGGATCAAAATGACGTGCAACCAGTTGCTCATCTAACAGATAGCGGCAGCCGTGCAGGTCACCGACAATATAGATATGCCGCCAATTTTCGCCATTAAGATATTGATACACCATCATACAATCCTGTACAGCAAGGCTATTAATATTGATGTGCTGTTTAAACACCGAGGGGTAAAGTATAGCAGTTGAGGTTTCGGACGACGGGAGGAGAGAATGAGCAGCCGCAAACAATTTATTTTTACGTTAGTGCTTCTGTTCTCAGGCAGCTTGTTACTGTTGGAGATTTTGGCCCGGGTAGTGCATCTGGTTATTGTCGGGTGAGTAAAGGCGGGTTAGCCTCCACTCTTCCGCAATAAATGTCAGGCTTATCGCCACGCAGCGCGCTATTTACTCCCTCTTTCACTTAGCTGCCGATGCGGCCATGAAAAAAGTAAATTAAACCGCCGGTGGGTTAAAAACACCGCGGCAATTGTCGGTATCAAAATACCAGCGCTTACACCCAGCGAGAGATGTAGCCACCAGTCGCTACTGTGCAAGATTTTACT contains the following coding sequences:
- a CDS encoding metallophosphoesterase — encoded protein: MVYQYLNGENWRHIYIVGDLHGCRYLLDEQLVARHFDPQQDLIVAVGDLIDRGPESLACLALIDEPWFRCVRGNHEEMALNALNSGDRMLWELNGGEWFYRLRGVELVTAKHALLRCHQMPLILHIHLEDRTVVVAHADYPAAHYAWGQEIDVQQVVWSRERIDRLQSGEGESISGADAFYFGHTPLQKVLHAFNQHYIDTGAVFGNSLTLEQIQ